The proteins below come from a single Amphiura filiformis chromosome 15, Afil_fr2py, whole genome shotgun sequence genomic window:
- the LOC140172118 gene encoding synaptotagmin-1-like isoform X2, with the protein MYSKLVNMTMLNQPFLPHLQRDIISRVISDHQPTQTVRRYPEPDELNPGVVAAVVISFIIFLIITLAVVCYAYRHAKKVMDQKKRKARSASELNIPQALLEPVEFTIPTAPQMPHEMPRGYIHHIRSSAPYTKKKDVSNGRAPKLGIIGRSKSDNTSYSNSASGRWALLARSYSDPCKPSRLKKKIESNIGTIDPALYAIDNDDLQEFKPSKYGLGKMSFSLSYQKDTNLLTVNLIQAAQLPRLLQKNIDTFVKITLMPDRENKRAATSKICRRSLNPRYNQTFVFQLADSILPETVLRFVVFHYDRYSHPQVIGKAVYELQNHDFDVLGSRDAIWRDLIEHPWEDELPPVDTNRGEILFSLNYLPNAERINITVLKARNIRTSIIADPPCTQSLLSAAERPPPACPLPADKTAQGIYAKVSIVKGGKQVKCKQTAVVRKDLNPVFNQSFAMELKMNSTTPAW; encoded by the exons AGTGAACATGACAATGCTAAACCAGCCCTTTCTACCACATCTACAGAGAGATATAATTTCCAGGGTCATCTCAGATCATCAGCCAACACAAACCGTCAGACGCTACCCTGAACCAGATGAGTTAAACCCGGGCGTTGTAGCTGCTGTTGTAATCAGCTTCATTATCTTTCTTATTATCACTCTAGCAGTGGTCTGCTACGCTTATCGACATGCAAAGAAGGTTATGGATCAAAAAAAGCGCAAAGCGAGGTCAGCTTCTGAGCTAAACATTCCGCAAGCCTTGTTGGAACCAGTGGAATTCACAATCCCAACAGCACCACAGATGCCACATGAAATGCCGAGAGGTTATATCCATCATATTCGCTCTTCGGCACCCTACACCAAGAAGAAAGATGTCAGTAATGGCAGAGCTCCCAAATTAGGAATCATTGGCAGATCCAAGAGTGATAACACGTCTTATAGCAATAGCGCAAGTGGACGATGGGCTCTGTTGGCACGTTCTTACTCAGATCCATGTAAGCCTTCACGATTGAAGAAAAAGATCGAGTCTAATATTGGTACAATCGATCCGGCATTGTACGCAATTGACAATGATGATCTCCAGGAGTTCAAACCGTCCAAATATGGCTTGGGAAAGATGTCATTTTCCTTGTCATACCAGAAAGACACCAATCTATTGACGGTAAACCTCATCCAAGCAGCGCAGCTTCCACGATTGTTGCAGAAAAACATCGATACATTCGTGAAAATAACGCTGATGCCCGACAGAGAAAATAAGCGAGCCGCAACGTCAAAAATCTGTCGCAGATCGTTGAACCCGAGATACAATCAGACCTTTGTGTTTCAGCTTGCGGATTCCATCCTCCCAGAGACAGTTTTACGTTTTGTGGTGTTCCATTATGATCGTTACTCGCATCCACAGGTCATCGGCAAAGCCGTGTATGAGTTGCAGAATCACGATTTCGATGTTCTTGGATCACGGGATGCCATCTGGAGAGACTTGATAGAGCACCCTTGGGAAGACGAG cTTCCACCTGTAGATACCAATCGTGGAGAAATTCTCTTCTCATTGAACTACCTTCCCAATGCTGAGCGCATCAACATTACAGTCCTGAAGGCTAGGAATATCCGTACATCAATCATTGCCGATCCACCTTGCACCCAATCCCTTCTGTCTGCTGCAGAAAGACCACCACCTGCATGTCCATTACCGGCTGACAAAACTG CACAGGGAATCTACGCAAAAGTAAGCATAGTGAAAGGCGGGAAGCAAGTGAAATGTAAACAGACGGCAGTCGTACGGAAGGATCTCAACCCAGTGTTTAATCAATCTTTTGCAATGGAACTCAAG ATGAACTCGACCACACCTGCTTGGTAA
- the LOC140172118 gene encoding synaptotagmin-15-like isoform X1, producing MYSKLVNMTMLNQPFLPHLQRDIISRVISDHQPTQTVRRYPEPDELNPGVVAAVVISFIIFLIITLAVVCYAYRHAKKVMDQKKRKARSASELNIPQALLEPVEFTIPTAPQMPHEMPRGYIHHIRSSAPYTKKKDVSNGRAPKLGIIGRSKSDNTSYSNSASGRWALLARSYSDPCKPSRLKKKIESNIGTIDPALYAIDNDDLQEFKPSKYGLGKMSFSLSYQKDTNLLTVNLIQAAQLPRLLQKNIDTFVKITLMPDRENKRAATSKICRRSLNPRYNQTFVFQLADSILPETVLRFVVFHYDRYSHPQVIGKAVYELQNHDFDVLGSRDAIWRDLIEHPWEDELPPVDTNRGEILFSLNYLPNAERINITVLKARNIRTSIIADPPCTQSLLSAAERPPPACPLPADKTAQGIYAKVSIVKGGKQVKCKQTAVVRKDLNPVFNQSFAMELKTDELDHTCLVIAVCLRVNQLKCHRILGRCVVGGDIICNGKASAHWNEMMAAPRNAVAYWHALI from the exons AGTGAACATGACAATGCTAAACCAGCCCTTTCTACCACATCTACAGAGAGATATAATTTCCAGGGTCATCTCAGATCATCAGCCAACACAAACCGTCAGACGCTACCCTGAACCAGATGAGTTAAACCCGGGCGTTGTAGCTGCTGTTGTAATCAGCTTCATTATCTTTCTTATTATCACTCTAGCAGTGGTCTGCTACGCTTATCGACATGCAAAGAAGGTTATGGATCAAAAAAAGCGCAAAGCGAGGTCAGCTTCTGAGCTAAACATTCCGCAAGCCTTGTTGGAACCAGTGGAATTCACAATCCCAACAGCACCACAGATGCCACATGAAATGCCGAGAGGTTATATCCATCATATTCGCTCTTCGGCACCCTACACCAAGAAGAAAGATGTCAGTAATGGCAGAGCTCCCAAATTAGGAATCATTGGCAGATCCAAGAGTGATAACACGTCTTATAGCAATAGCGCAAGTGGACGATGGGCTCTGTTGGCACGTTCTTACTCAGATCCATGTAAGCCTTCACGATTGAAGAAAAAGATCGAGTCTAATATTGGTACAATCGATCCGGCATTGTACGCAATTGACAATGATGATCTCCAGGAGTTCAAACCGTCCAAATATGGCTTGGGAAAGATGTCATTTTCCTTGTCATACCAGAAAGACACCAATCTATTGACGGTAAACCTCATCCAAGCAGCGCAGCTTCCACGATTGTTGCAGAAAAACATCGATACATTCGTGAAAATAACGCTGATGCCCGACAGAGAAAATAAGCGAGCCGCAACGTCAAAAATCTGTCGCAGATCGTTGAACCCGAGATACAATCAGACCTTTGTGTTTCAGCTTGCGGATTCCATCCTCCCAGAGACAGTTTTACGTTTTGTGGTGTTCCATTATGATCGTTACTCGCATCCACAGGTCATCGGCAAAGCCGTGTATGAGTTGCAGAATCACGATTTCGATGTTCTTGGATCACGGGATGCCATCTGGAGAGACTTGATAGAGCACCCTTGGGAAGACGAG cTTCCACCTGTAGATACCAATCGTGGAGAAATTCTCTTCTCATTGAACTACCTTCCCAATGCTGAGCGCATCAACATTACAGTCCTGAAGGCTAGGAATATCCGTACATCAATCATTGCCGATCCACCTTGCACCCAATCCCTTCTGTCTGCTGCAGAAAGACCACCACCTGCATGTCCATTACCGGCTGACAAAACTG CACAGGGAATCTACGCAAAAGTAAGCATAGTGAAAGGCGGGAAGCAAGTGAAATGTAAACAGACGGCAGTCGTACGGAAGGATCTCAACCCAGTGTTTAATCAATCTTTTGCAATGGAACTCAAG ACAGATGAACTCGACCACACCTGCTTGGTAATTGCCGTATGCCTTCGTGTCAATCAACTCAAATGTCACAGGATTTTAGGGAGATGCGTGGTGGGTGGAGACATCATCTGCAACGGTAAAGCTTCCGCACATTGGAATGAAATGATGGCTGCCCCGCGTAATGCGGTAGCATATTGGCATGCACTCATCTGA